The Candidatus Firestonebacteria bacterium RIFOXYD2_FULL_39_29 DNA window GGGATAAATCATCTGATTATGAATCTTATTGACAACGCCATTAAATATTCTCCGGATAACAGAAATATAATAGTAGGAGTTGCCGCAGCAGGGGACGAAGTGTGCCTTTCGGTTAAAGATAAAGGCATTGGTATTGATGAAGAGGAGAAAGAAGCTGTATTTGAAAAATTTTACAGGTCAAGTGATCCTTATGTAAAGACAAAAAAGGGCATAGGCATAGGGTTATCAATAGTAAAACAGATTGCGGCAGATCATGGAGCGCGTATTGAACTTAAAAGTGCAAAAGATAAAGGCAGTACGTTCAGCGTTTTTTTTAATCCAAAGAGGCTTATATGAAGACGATATTGATAGTAGAAGATGAAGAACCCATAAGAAAGGGGCTCCGTGATACTTTTTTGGAGGAAGGTTTTAAGGTTGTTTCAGCCGTAGACGGACTACAGGGTTATAAAATGATCCTCTCAAAAAAGCCGGATCTTGTTTTATTGGATATTATGCTTCCTGAATTGAACGGGTTGGAGGTTTGTAAAAGATTAAGGAGTGAAAGTAATCAGACTCCGATTATTATGCTGACTGCAAAAAGTACCGAAACCGACAAGGTGGTAGGATTGGAACTTGGAGCTGATGATTATGTTACTAAACCTTTCTCGGTGCTGGAGTTAGTCTCCAGGGTGAAAGCCTTACTCAGAAGGATGGAGAAAAGAAGCGATGAAAAAGAAAGTTCGGGGATAATCGCCTTTGACGATATAAAAATAGATTTTAAAAAATTTAAAGCAGAAAGAAGCGGTAAAATAATTGATATGTCAAAGACAGAATTTAAGATACTTAAGTTCTTCATATCCAAGCGCGAGGAAGTCATTTCCAGGGATACATTTTTAGATGAGGTTTGGGGGTATGATGAATATCCCACTACCAGGACTGTAGATAATTTTATCGTAAAATTGAGGTCAAAAATAGAAAAAGACCCCCGGAATCCAAGGCATTTGATAACAATATATGGTGTCGGCTACAAATTTATTCAATAAAACCCTTTGTAAATAAAGGCAAATACTGCAAAAGTCAATCTCTCGTATTTTCTGAAAAAAATACAATTTGATGACAATTTGTTCGTTACTTTTTGATATATTTATTACAGATAGTAAATTGTAATTTACCGGAGGAGTTTATGAGAAGAAAGAAAGGTTTTACACTGCTGGAACTGATGATCGTTATAGCGATTATTGGATTGTTAATAGCTATAGTAATACCGGATTTACTAAAGACGAGGGAGCAGGCGGAGATAGAATCCTGTAAGGCGTCGCTTCGAGGCGTGCAGTCGGCGCTGGAACTTTACTATACACATTACAAATATTATCCTGACAATTTACTGACACCAATAAATGAAGGGTATCTGCAGGAAGGCGGCGACAAGGATCCGTGGGGCAGGGTGTACCGATATCGTTTGGCCACCGGTTCCGGAGCTGCGAATGAATCTGAAGGTGCAAAGACTGCGAATAATTATCTTATAGGAAGCGACGGGCCGGACGCAAAGCAGGATACGGATGATGATGTTGAACCGCCAATTAATACAAAGCGGCATTCTTTTAAGAGCAATAGAACTGCTTCTGAATCAACCGGTGAGGGCGTTTCAGAAGAATAGTTAATATACTGGAGTATTATTAACTGTAGTTTGCGAATAAGGGGGGACAAGAAATAAAATATTGAAAAGTATCACCGACCCTATGCCCGGGATGGCTGACCCCCTCCCGGGCTTTTTTTATTCCATAGCGACGGATTGTTTTTGCATACAAACTAAATTGAAGGTTAAGGCTGAAACTTGAAGCCGGCAGTGATTTCGCCGATTACAAATCTTTCGGATTCCGCTGATAAAAAAAATACATAGTCTTATCTTCTTCTCTTGCCGCGCCTCTGAGCATCTGCGCATCCATGCCTCTGTTTTTGTTATTACACCTCTGTGACATTTTTTACAATTGGTTGTGTTAATCTTGTATTGGAAGAGGAAAGAAGTTATTATCAACTGCAGTTGACTACTGGAGGTACCTATGAGAAAACAAAAAGGGTTCACACTGCTGGAACTGATGATTGTTATAGCGATCATCGGATTGTTGATTGCTATAGTTGTGCCGGATTTACTGAGGGCCAGGCAGGAAGCAGAGGTAAGATCTTGTGTGGCCTCGCTCCAAGGCGTGCAATCGGCGCTGGAACTGTACTACACACATTATAAGTATTATCCTGATAATTTGCTTGTAACTATTAATGAAGGGTATCTGGGGGAAGGCGGAGACAAAGACACCTGGGGCCGGCAATACAGGTATCGTTTGTCTACAGGTTCCGGAGCTGTAAATGAATCTGAAGGCGCAAAGACGGCGAATAACTATCTTATAGGGAGCTACGGGCCGGATGCGAAGCAGGATACGGATGATGATGTCGAACCGCCGATAAATACAAATCGCCACACGTTCAAGGGATCAAAGCAGGAAAACGCTTCTGATGAAAATTTGTATGATATTCCGGTTAGTTGAAACGGGTAGAAACAGGGTCATTCTGCCTTAAGTAAAGAGAGCCGCCTCTAATCGGGCGGTTCCTCTTTTAAAAACTAAGTAGAACTATTCAAATTAGAAATTAATGAAATCTTCATGTCTATTCCATAATCAGCGGAATCCCGTAGCTTTTCAATCTCATCAAAAGATCCGCCAATTATGTTAGGCGGATCATCGAGTGATCCGCCCTATATCACTGGCGGAAGCGTAATCGAACCCGAAATCCCGTAAACTCTTAATATTTTGCAAGTTAACAACAGCATGCTTTCTACTCCGGATTTCGGGTTCTCTTATTGACTTGCTCTTATACCTTAAATCATGATATATATTGTCTTAGTAATTGTATGCTTTAAAAACAGGAGTGAATTATGAAAAAAGAAGAGAACAAATGGCTTCCTTTAAGTTTTTTTCCGTGGGAATCGGAATTTTACACTATTAATTGCCCGGTTTTAAAAGAGTTTAACGGGAAAAAGATAACTTTGAATAATTTTCCTGTTAAAAAAGCAGTTATATTTAAAAGTTTTAATGATAAAAGAGACGCAGCTTTGTTGTTCTCCACCACAAAGGATTTGTTTATACTTTTTAAGAGCAAGATTGACAGAAAGGAAGGTTTACGAAAATACCGTAAAGAACCGCCTTATTGGACTGATGATACTGTCGAATTAATGATCGATCCAAAGCATAGTCACAGACAATATTATATGTTCGTTACAAGTGCTTTGGGTAAAAAGGAAAGTTCGCTAATGACCGCAGGGCAGGGCAGAGTAAGATATGAAAGAAAAGTAAGCGGAGAACCGGCTAATCTGAAATGGGAATCAAAAATAAAGATAACAAAAACAGAGTGGGTTACGCTTGTGAAGATCCCATACAGATCTCTTGGAATAGAGATGGATCCCTCAATGGTTCTGGGTATAAATTTTCTGAGAAACAGAGCAAGCGAGGGTAAAACTGTAACTACGGATATTTTTAACGGCAACAGTATTCATTCCCCCTGGGTTTTTAACGACATGGTTTTAGAAAAAAAGAGCGTTAGAGTTGAAAAAATATTTTTGGATAATATGTATGCGGATGCGGACAATATACTTTGCGTGACAATAAGAAATATTAAAAAAGATACGGCAGAAATGATTTTAAAAGTCACTGTTCTTACAGGGGAGCAATATGATTATTATTCGGGAAACTCTGTAAAGTTTGAGCTAAAGCCGGAGGAGAAGAAGGATATAAGCCTTCTGTATAGGCTTGATCCGCTGGAAGGGGGTTGGCTTAAAATAAAAGTTGAAATATTGGAGCAAGACGGAAAAATATCCTACAGCGGTGATTTTCATGCTTCATTTAAAAACGGTATGGAACTTGCTTATGCACAGCCTGCTCATAGCTTTAAGGATCCCAAACCGGAGGATCCTGATTTTTATATCAATAAGAGACGGTATATCATGTCAAGTTTACCCCTGTTTGAAAGAGTTAACACGGCACAAGGGGCGCCGGGGGATTTTTGCATTAGAAGCGCAGATAAAAAAATTATGTTTAATTTGATGAAGCCGGGTGTGCTAAAAAAAATAGCTGATTTTATCCACCATCGATTTCATAATGATATTGACAGGCTCTTGGGCGCAGTTTATTTAATACATCAGCCGGCGTTTATGAATTATGTGAATATCTCAGCATTTGTTGAAGATAACTTAACACCTCTTTCAATTCTCAGATTTCAAAATGCCCAATGCGGAAGTTATGCGGATGTTTTACTCGGAGTGTTGGAAAAGTTAAGAATAGGCAGTACAAAGAAATGCTGGACAGGTCATATTCTGGGTTTAAGCGGCCATATGATAATGGCTGTGCATTATAAGGGACAACACGTTCCGCTTGATGCGCAAGTCGGATGTTTCTTTTATAAAAAAGGCAACAAGGACCTGGCTTCAATACAGGATCTGATAAAAGACCCCTGGATCGCGGATCAGGCAAAAAACCGCTACAGCAGGTTTTTTCAGGATATAAAAAAACTTCATTTGGGCTATTACGGTAAAGTAATCTGGCCTGAAAACGCCCCCGCCGAATGAGAAAGACAGCAAGTAAAGTAAGGGAAGCACAAACAGCAAATACAGTAAGTACAGAAGATAAAAAGTATAGCCTGGTCGCCAGCGTTTTGTGGCGGGAAGAAAAACAGGAAAAGAAAGTACAAGAAAAAATATTTCCATATCATTTTAACCTATTACTTCTGATGTTATTACGTGAGCTGCGGCATTAAACTTTAATTGACTAAATCCATTCAGTATAATACAATATAGAAGAAGGTTGCTAAAGTGTGAATATTTTTATATTTGTATTCGAAGCTAGCTGGATAAAGGAGGAGGTTTAGATGAAATCTGTTATTCTTGCCGGTGGTTTTGGGACGAGACTTCGTCCGCTTACCTGTAATATTCCAAAGCCTGTTGCTACAGTCGCTAATAAACCTATGATGGAACATATCGTAGACCTTCTGAAAAAACACGGGGTTACGGAGATGATCTCCGCCTTATATTTCCAGCCGGAATCTATATCTGATTATTTCAGAGATGGTTCTGATTTTGGGATAAAGATGGATTATATCAAGACAGAGTCCGAACTGGGCACTGCCGGCTGCGTGAAATATGCTACGAAATATATAGATGGAACATTTATCGTCATGAGCGGGGATGTGCTTACTGATTTTGATCTTACCAAGGCAGTAGAGTTTCATAAAAAGAAAAAATCTCTGGCAACCATTGTTCTTACGCGTGTGGATAACCCGCTGGCTTTTGGAGTTGTGATTACGGATAAGAACGGAAAGATAGTGCGCTTTCTGGAAAAACCCTCGTGGGGAGAAGTATTCTCCGATACGGTAAATACCGGTATTTACATCCTGGAAAAAGAAGTTCTGGATCTTATTCCGGAGGAAAGGGAGTTTGACTTTTCTAAGAACCTGTTTCCGCTTATGCTTGCAAAGAAAATGCCGCTTTTTGGCTATGTGGCGAAGGGTTATTGGAAGGATGTCGGCAGTTTGTCAGAATACAGAATTTCGCATTATGATATTATGGACGGGAAAGTTGATGTTATAATTCCCGGTAAAAAGACAAACAAAGTCGGCAAAGGTATATGGATAGAAGCAGGTGTTCAGATCCACCCGACTGCAGTACTGAAAAATCCCGTGGTTATCGGAAAGAACGTCCAAATAAAAGCAAATGTAATAATTGAGAACTCGACTATAGGTGATAACTGCATAATTGAAGAAGGCGCAAAAATTACCAATAGCGTTCTCTGGTCCGGAAGTTTTGTCAGGCAGGATGCGACTGTCTTTGAAAGTGTCATGTGTCATGCCGTGGAAATCGGTAAAAAGGCAGCTATTCACACGAATTGTGTAATAGGAGATAATTGCATAATCGGTGATGAAGCTGTTTTGAAAGCAAATGTAAAACTTTGGCCGCATAAAAA harbors:
- a CDS encoding DNA-binding response regulator → MKTILIVEDEEPIRKGLRDTFLEEGFKVVSAVDGLQGYKMILSKKPDLVLLDIMLPELNGLEVCKRLRSESNQTPIIMLTAKSTETDKVVGLELGADDYVTKPFSVLELVSRVKALLRRMEKRSDEKESSGIIAFDDIKIDFKKFKAERSGKIIDMSKTEFKILKFFISKREEVISRDTFLDEVWGYDEYPTTRTVDNFIVKLRSKIEKDPRNPRHLITIYGVGYKFIQ